The following proteins come from a genomic window of Salvia hispanica cultivar TCC Black 2014 chromosome 4, UniMelb_Shisp_WGS_1.0, whole genome shotgun sequence:
- the LOC125220425 gene encoding fatty acyl-CoA reductase 2, chloroplastic-like — MNAFNGKYQQIHSFSTKRCHPPASQLTAAVEVDNNGHGGIGILDFYKGKNIFVTGATGLLGKAVVEKLLRSTSVDKIYLLIKAKDKEAALDRLQREIISSELFACLKEKYGTTYVKEKLIPIVGDICKPNLGMDCESIDAVRKNVHVIIQSAASTTFNERYNLLVDSNVIAPQRVTRFAKTCNKLDLFTHISTAYVNEKREEGIIFEEPLIMGGNDGAVNVADEISLLLNSSPNNIDANKFFRELGLQRAKMMGWSTTYQLSKAMGEIAVNEIRGDVPLLIIRPSIIESCYNEPHPGWIQGMRMCDPVIQSYGKGLIPAFCSNPQAPLDLIPVDLVANTTIAATAKHASRDMQQPSVYHVASSHSNPMTVFDFFEYLYEYFKTTPLRSEKSHITKVEIFDNFDEFSKCTRDEILKRCKVGEDTRRIREYNAKVEYVEQLCKMYEFATFLKARFHTGNTQKLIEEMSKEEQINFQVDVKNINWKKYLEEIHIPGLIKYVINGTAAPATSSEKRPQLTTV; from the exons ATGAATGCTTTTAATGgtaaatatcaacaaatacattcCTTCTCCACTAAACGCTGCCACCCACCGGCGTCGCAACTCACGGCGGCGGTGGAGGTTGATAATAATGGGCATGGAGGAATAGGTATCCTTGATTTTTATAAAGGGAAGAACATTTTTGTTACTGGTGCAACTGGTCTCCTTGGAAAAG CTGTTGTGGAAAAGCTATTGAGATCAACCTCGGTGGACAAAATCTACTTGCTAATAAAGGCAAAAGACAAGGAAGCTGCACTTGATAGATTACAAAGAGAA ATAATAAGCTCGGAGTTGTTCGCAtgtttgaaagaaaaatatgggACAACATATGTAAAGGAGAAGCTAATACCAATAGTTGGAGATATATGCAAACCAAATCTGGGAATGGATTGTGAATCTATTGATGCAGTTAGGAAAAATGTACATGTAATTATCCAATCTGCAGCTTCCACAACCTTTAATGAGAG GTACAACTTGCTAGTGGATTCAAATGTGATTGCGCCACAACGAGTAACGAGGTTTGCCAAGACATGCAACAAACTCGACCTCTTCACTCATATATCTACGG CTTATGTTaatgaaaaaagagaagaaggtaTAATATTTGAAGAGCCATTGATTATGGGAGGAAATGATGGTGCGGTCAATGTAGCTGATGAGATTAGCTTGCTTCTCAATTCATCCCCAAACAATATCGATGCCAACAAATTTTTCAGAGAGCTTGGCCTTCAAAG AGCCAAAATGATGGGATGGAGTACCACATATCAGCTAAGTAAGGCTATGGGTGAAATAGCAGTGAATGAAATTAGAGGAGATGTTCCACTACTTATAATTAGGCCATCTATTATCGAGAGCTGCTACAATGAACCTCACCCCGGTTGGATACAAGGAATGAG GATGTGTGATCCAGTGATCCAAAGTTATGGGAAAGGACTTATCCCAGCTTTTTGTTCAAATCCTCAAGCACCTTTGGATCTT ATACCGGTGGATTTAGTAGCAAATACGACAATTGCCGCAACTGCAAAGCACGCAAGTAGAGATATGCAACAACCCAGTGTGTACCATGTCGCATCTAGTCATTCGAATCCTATGACAGTATTCGACTTTTTTGAATATCTATATGAATACTTTAAAACAACACCTTTGAGAAGTGAGAAATCACATATCACAAAAGTAGAAATTTTcgataattttgatgaattctCCAAATGCACAAGAGATGAAATTTTGAAACGATGCAAAGTTGGTGAAGATACAAGGAGGATTCGAGAGTACAATGCCAAAGTTGAATATGTTGAGCAACTTTGTAAGATGTATGAATTCGCAACATTCCTCAAAGCCAG GTTCCACACAGGAAATACACAGAAGTTAATTGAAGAAATGTCAAAGGAGGAGCAAATTAATTTCCAAGTGGATGTGAAGAATATCAACTGGAAAAAGTATTTAGAAGAAATTCACATTCCAGGACTGATAAAGTATGTAATAAATGGAACGGCGGCGCCGGCAACATCTAGTGAAAAGCGGCCTCAACTCACGACTGTTTAG
- the LOC125218739 gene encoding outer envelope pore protein 37, chloroplastic-like: protein IKSVRETKLKTLSSSDGGTKPRTASISASPPPLAADAGSFGGFFKMERPKLRVTSEYDSETSVFFNKISCKLLDNLAKLKLSFQNSNNGELLEPHLYLKSKFFSLQYDVEENDALLNTSFEIAPGLRFRAATELKARQGEVAMIADLAGPAYKFELSSAVPSIGMPRATLKFPLGEISLEEKDEEEEQQKRVLSLNGIVKSHILNGVYTARFNDESLDLRYAYKDSEMTFIPSLSLPSNALSIAFKRRFSPSDKLSYLYKFDTDSWSAVYKHRVGNDYKLKAGYDTDVRHGWAALWVGNEDGKAKTAPMKMKVQIMLQVPQDNIKSTALMFRVKKRWDF from the exons attaaatcGGTGAGagaaacaaaactaaaaacgTTATCCAGCAGTGATGGTGGAACCAAACCCCGAACCGCGTCCATATCTGCCTCACCACCGCCGCTAGCAGCAGACGCGGGCAGTTTCGGCGGTTTCTTCAAAATGGAGCGGCCGAAGTTGCGAGTTACATCCGAATACGATAGCGAGACCTCCGttttcttcaacaaaatatCGTGCAAATTACTCGACAATCTGGCCAAACTCAAGCTCTCTTTTCAGAACAGCAACAATGGGGAGCTTCTGGAGCCCCATCTCTATTTGAAATCCAAATTCTTTTCGCTACAATACGACGTCGAAGAAAACGATGCGCTGCTCAATACCTCCTTCGAAATCGCACCTGGCTTGCGATTCAGGGCTGCAACCGAACTCAAG GCTCGGCAAGGAGAAGTTGCAATGATTGCAGATCTTGCAGGTCCGGcatacaaatttgaattgtCATCGGCAGTACCATCTATCGGCATG CCGAGAGCAACTTTGAAATTTCCTCTCGGTGAAATTTCACTTGAAGAGAAAGATGAGGAGGAAGAGCAGCAGAAGAGAGTTTTATCACTGAATGGTATTGTTAAAAGTCATATTCTGAATGGAGTTTATACTGCCCGGTTCAATGATGAAAGTCTGGATTTACGTTATGCATACAAG GATAGTGAAATGACGTTTATTCCAAGCTTATCTCTCCCTTCAAATGCTTTGTCTATTGCATTTAAGCGAAGATTCAGTCCTTCAGACAAGTTAAG CTACTTGTACAAATTCGACACAGACAGTTGGAGTGCAGTATATAAACACAGAGTTGGGAACGATTACAAGTTAAAAGCTGGTTATGATACTGATGTACGCCATGGTTGGGCGGCACTCTGG GTTGGGAATGAAGATGGCAAAGCCAAGACTGCCCCGATGAAGATGAAAGTGCAGATCATGCTCCAAGTTCCTCAAGACAATATTAAATCAACGGCTCTGATGTTCCGAGTCAAGAAGAGGTGGGACTTTTAA